A stretch of Natronococcus sp. CG52 DNA encodes these proteins:
- a CDS encoding helix-turn-helix transcriptional regulator, which yields MRPPSSTLDVLQTVTRRRPLLEALESEPRDKQALCESLECSRSTIDRGIRELEWLHFLRRDEGTYRLTVGGRLALAEQRHSAETLESIGAASELLADVPREAPMSAALLAGARTIEPPSHAPAKPLQEIVDLVGSAERVRGVSAAERVPELRARLYDGVVNGSLEGEAVVTAEFARFIREEYPAWLEDVVVDGGFDLHVIESVPYELALVETPSESRVFVFVLDESTAIRGIVENETPAAFEWGERAYRQFRDASTPLSPST from the coding sequence ATGCGTCCGCCCAGTTCAACGCTCGACGTCCTCCAGACCGTCACCCGGCGCCGCCCCCTCCTCGAGGCGCTCGAGAGCGAGCCCCGCGACAAGCAAGCGCTCTGCGAGTCGCTCGAGTGCTCTCGGTCGACCATCGATCGCGGGATTCGAGAACTCGAGTGGCTCCACTTCCTCCGGCGCGACGAGGGCACCTATCGCCTGACCGTCGGCGGCAGACTCGCACTCGCGGAACAGCGCCACAGCGCCGAGACACTTGAATCGATCGGCGCCGCCAGCGAACTGCTCGCGGACGTGCCGCGGGAGGCGCCGATGTCGGCCGCGTTACTGGCCGGCGCGCGGACGATCGAGCCGCCGTCTCACGCGCCCGCCAAGCCGCTCCAGGAGATCGTCGACCTCGTCGGTTCGGCCGAACGGGTACGCGGCGTCAGCGCCGCCGAACGAGTCCCGGAACTTCGGGCGCGACTGTACGACGGCGTCGTCAACGGTTCTCTCGAAGGTGAAGCCGTGGTCACCGCGGAGTTCGCCCGGTTCATCCGGGAGGAGTACCCGGCGTGGCTCGAAGACGTCGTTGTCGACGGCGGGTTCGACCTGCACGTGATCGAGTCGGTCCCCTACGAACTCGCGCTCGTCGAAACGCCGTCGGAGTCGCGCGTATTCGTGTTCGTTCTCGACGAGTCGACCGCGATCCGCGGAATCGTCGAAAACGAGACGCCGGCAGCGTTCGAGTGGGGAGAGCGCGCCTACCGGCAGTTCAGGGACGCGTCGACCCCGCTGTCACCGTCGACGTGA
- a CDS encoding universal stress protein translates to MASERYTVVVALANPATVEQLLRTASDLANRHDGRVHAVAVEHKPVTSPFLLFSDEHVAAEYADESTQILERATEVSNAAITTELRIDSDVPGAIRAVVDEVDADTLLVGWHERSAAADVVLGTSVDPILRRPPCDTFVERVGTVANGVDRILMPTVGGPHVELAADVVGAVALANEARVTVLSIVTPEGRMADEEAARREVRAAAAHLPSVPVDLRVEDAPSSTTGILEVATEHDFVVLGATGTGRIRPPVIGSVAKTVGRVATCPVLIAKSRSDSWVGRALERVRSASFAR, encoded by the coding sequence ATGGCAAGCGAGCGGTACACGGTCGTCGTCGCGCTCGCAAACCCCGCGACCGTCGAGCAGTTGCTGCGGACCGCCTCGGACCTGGCGAACCGACACGACGGGCGCGTTCACGCGGTCGCGGTCGAGCACAAGCCGGTTACGTCCCCGTTCTTGCTGTTCTCCGACGAGCACGTTGCCGCCGAGTACGCCGACGAGAGCACCCAGATCCTCGAACGGGCGACGGAGGTTTCGAACGCTGCGATCACCACCGAACTGCGGATCGACAGCGACGTTCCGGGCGCCATTCGAGCGGTCGTCGACGAGGTCGACGCCGATACGCTACTCGTGGGCTGGCACGAGCGGTCGGCCGCGGCGGACGTGGTCCTCGGTACCTCGGTCGATCCGATCCTTCGGCGGCCCCCGTGTGACACCTTCGTCGAGCGCGTGGGGACGGTCGCTAACGGCGTCGACCGAATTCTGATGCCGACCGTCGGCGGCCCCCACGTCGAACTCGCAGCCGACGTCGTTGGCGCGGTCGCCCTCGCGAACGAGGCGCGCGTGACCGTCCTCTCGATCGTCACGCCCGAAGGACGGATGGCTGACGAGGAGGCCGCTCGCCGAGAGGTTCGAGCGGCCGCCGCGCACCTGCCGAGCGTTCCGGTCGACCTGCGCGTCGAGGATGCGCCCTCGTCGACGACGGGAATTCTCGAGGTTGCCACGGAACACGACTTCGTCGTCCTGGGCGCGACCGGAACGGGGCGGATCCGGCCGCCGGTGATCGGTTCGGTCGCGAAAACCGTCGGTAGAGTTGCGACCTGTCCAGTTCTCATCGCAAAAAGCCGGTCGGATTCGTGGGTCGGACGTGCGCTCGAGCGGGTTCGGTCGGCGTCGTTCGCTCGGTAG
- a CDS encoding PRC-barrel domain containing protein — MTRETITKADEGKRVLNTDGTEVGRIVDVSDGRGYVDPNPSIADTIKAKLGWGDVSADAHPLDEGSIEKITDDAVYLRGTL; from the coding sequence ATGACACGAGAGACGATCACGAAAGCGGACGAAGGAAAACGGGTCCTGAACACCGACGGCACGGAGGTCGGCCGGATCGTGGACGTGAGTGACGGCCGCGGCTACGTCGATCCGAATCCGAGCATCGCGGACACGATCAAGGCCAAACTCGGCTGGGGCGACGTCAGTGCGGACGCGCATCCGCTCGACGAGGGAAGCATCGAGAAGATCACCGACGACGCCGTCTACCTCCGCGGCACCCTCTGA
- a CDS encoding DUF7577 domain-containing protein: protein MELWGWLIGYVMLFALLHLLLYYVYVRREDGESVQSPSFTDPGRTQSPSSPGPDRYRHAPDGVSDPEELEEGIEFDGETIRCPHCGARNEADQTFTYCWNCISALRR from the coding sequence ATGGAGCTCTGGGGCTGGCTCATCGGATACGTGATGCTATTTGCCCTTCTGCACCTGTTACTGTACTACGTCTACGTTCGACGTGAGGACGGGGAGAGCGTTCAGTCTCCGTCGTTTACCGATCCCGGGCGTACCCAGTCGCCCTCTTCTCCCGGCCCCGACCGCTACCGACACGCCCCCGACGGCGTCAGCGATCCCGAAGAACTCGAGGAGGGGATCGAGTTCGACGGCGAGACCATCCGGTGTCCTCACTGCGGCGCCCGCAACGAGGCCGACCAGACGTTTACCTACTGCTGGAACTGCATTTCGGCGCTTCGACGGTAA
- a CDS encoding acyltransferase, giving the protein MTKRYVSLPDEAEAGMREFIDEVDQRLSGAEDTCTVVEDVLIDLSGDREAYEQWQNGESVSPAERVRLQSYDPCNTTLESEYYAEKDEEKFRRSKHLQWLWRQFDSLPLADNVEFALRFRRMLANHLFEECGDGCRFFKGISFTYGHNITIGDNAVVHDDVHLDDRGKLTIGDRVSVSDGVHVYSHDHDVVDQTEVRNYHTIVEDDVRLTYDSMVRAGNKVGENAIVGARGVVQHDIPAHHIAVGMPAKSAKIKPGWEETATPIEEAGVNRQEERHLEYDLPDDFEVFDEFQRDLQPPQ; this is encoded by the coding sequence ATGACAAAGCGGTACGTCTCGCTCCCCGACGAGGCGGAGGCGGGTATGCGCGAGTTCATCGACGAGGTCGATCAACGGCTGTCGGGCGCCGAAGATACCTGCACGGTCGTCGAGGACGTGCTGATCGATCTTTCGGGCGACCGCGAGGCCTACGAGCAGTGGCAGAACGGCGAGTCGGTTTCGCCGGCCGAGCGCGTTCGGCTCCAGAGTTACGATCCGTGTAACACGACCCTCGAGAGCGAGTACTACGCCGAGAAGGACGAGGAGAAGTTCCGCCGTTCGAAACATCTCCAGTGGCTCTGGCGACAGTTCGACAGCCTCCCGCTCGCGGACAACGTCGAGTTCGCCCTGCGATTCCGGCGGATGCTCGCGAATCACCTCTTCGAGGAGTGCGGCGACGGCTGCCGGTTCTTCAAGGGAATCTCGTTCACCTACGGCCACAACATCACGATCGGCGACAACGCCGTCGTTCACGACGACGTCCACCTCGACGACCGGGGCAAACTGACGATCGGCGACCGCGTCTCGGTCTCCGACGGGGTCCACGTCTACAGCCACGATCACGACGTCGTCGACCAGACCGAGGTTCGAAACTACCACACGATCGTCGAGGACGACGTCCGACTCACCTACGATTCGATGGTTCGTGCCGGGAACAAGGTCGGGGAGAACGCCATCGTCGGCGCGCGCGGCGTCGTTCAACACGACATTCCCGCCCATCACATTGCCGTCGGAATGCCCGCCAAGAGCGCCAAGATCAAGCCCGGCTGGGAGGAGACCGCGACGCCGATCGAGGAAGCGGGCGTCAACCGCCAGGAGGAACGTCACCTCGAGTACGACCTGCCCGACGATTTCGAGGTCTTCGACGAGTTCCAGCGCGACCTCCAGCCGCCCCAGTAA
- a CDS encoding aldo/keto reductase — MHYRELGDSGLEVSEIGFGAWVVGTDWWGDRSEDDAIEMVQYAVDQDITYFDTGDVYGHGRSEELIGQALAEVRDEVTVATKVGYDFYNNPQAGHGELPKETDPEYLRDAVERSLERLGMDSIDVLQLHNANVDEITPDVLELLDELEEEGTIGATGLALGPSIGWLAEGDLAIEEEFDAVQLVWNVLEQEVGNHFLETIEETGSRTSLIPRVPHSSGVLNEQVTPETELGEGDHRGFRPDEWYETGWEKLEELRFLERGDERTMGQATLAWLLSHDSVATVTPTFRTADDIDEWAAASDVPKLSEGEFDRVAELYANDFDIDRDDGMDSLRSSVDGEDIESAGLDKLAAD, encoded by the coding sequence ATGCACTACCGGGAACTGGGCGACTCCGGGCTCGAGGTCAGCGAGATCGGCTTCGGCGCGTGGGTCGTCGGCACCGACTGGTGGGGCGACCGCTCGGAAGACGACGCCATCGAGATGGTCCAGTACGCCGTCGATCAGGACATCACGTACTTCGATACGGGTGACGTCTACGGCCACGGCCGGAGCGAGGAGTTGATCGGGCAGGCGCTCGCCGAGGTCCGCGACGAGGTCACCGTCGCGACCAAGGTCGGCTACGACTTCTACAACAACCCGCAGGCCGGCCACGGCGAACTGCCCAAGGAGACGGATCCGGAGTACCTCCGGGACGCCGTCGAGCGGAGCCTCGAACGCCTCGGGATGGACTCGATCGACGTCCTGCAGCTGCACAACGCCAACGTCGACGAGATCACGCCCGACGTGCTCGAACTGCTCGACGAACTCGAGGAGGAAGGGACCATCGGGGCGACGGGACTCGCGCTCGGCCCGTCGATCGGCTGGCTCGCGGAGGGCGACCTGGCGATCGAGGAGGAGTTCGACGCCGTCCAGCTCGTCTGGAACGTGCTCGAACAGGAGGTCGGCAACCACTTCCTCGAGACGATCGAGGAGACCGGCTCGCGGACGAGCCTGATCCCCCGCGTTCCCCACTCCTCGGGCGTGCTGAACGAACAGGTCACGCCCGAGACCGAACTCGGCGAGGGCGACCACCGCGGCTTCCGCCCCGACGAGTGGTACGAGACCGGCTGGGAGAAACTCGAGGAGCTGCGGTTCCTCGAACGGGGGGACGAGCGAACGATGGGCCAGGCCACGCTCGCGTGGCTGCTCTCCCACGACTCGGTCGCGACCGTGACGCCGACGTTCCGCACCGCGGACGATATCGACGAGTGGGCCGCCGCGAGCGACGTGCCAAAACTCTCCGAAGGGGAGTTCGACCGCGTCGCCGAACTGTACGCGAACGACTTCGACATCGATCGCGACGACGGGATGGACTCGCTGCGCTCGTCGGTCGACGGCGAGGACATCGAGTCCGCCGGGCTGGACAAACTCGCGGCCGACTGA
- a CDS encoding DUF402 domain-containing protein, with translation MTTARVRGIYTTAVTQLLNDDGLEIVQASAPIRERFDASFATAPADVSIETTRDRQGVEVSGDPEAVDDVASELESLAIDAFRWEAAVSRGAVFDAEVLDADGGGGAVVDLGEDRRGYLDSDDVDDYVDSGNRYRVQVREPTPPWDDDDPRVAPTLEAAGGLCTLSRDRNGVSADVRDERGDELVGMTDLLSVEIPDGWGLRWHRSAADAGLEAMRTALEDAVDRVRELEDALGDAPDEPDQPGRLAAPERTVWLWFGRESRSALDDRRREVEWTMPGHHRTKAADRAASAAVDFAEAVCGSAGNGFGGEFPFDAVSRQFGPLEGDRLEIGHGKPDGRLVSLGYGDVIEWDPEGTITLERSMRGGGTYDALGVPKESGDVAVTKFREGRWWYPTTYKDADGSAKGTYVNVCTPLELFPDEIRYVDLYVDVIRTPDGTVEIVDREELEAAVADGLVSPPLAEKATVVAEAVERALSK, from the coding sequence ATGACGACCGCTCGAGTGCGCGGTATCTACACGACGGCGGTGACGCAGTTGCTGAACGACGACGGCCTCGAGATCGTTCAGGCCTCGGCCCCGATCCGCGAGCGGTTCGACGCGTCGTTCGCGACCGCGCCGGCGGACGTTTCGATAGAGACGACCCGCGACCGGCAGGGAGTCGAGGTTTCGGGCGATCCCGAGGCGGTCGACGACGTCGCCTCGGAACTCGAGTCGCTCGCCATCGACGCCTTCCGCTGGGAGGCCGCCGTCTCGCGCGGCGCGGTGTTCGACGCCGAAGTGCTCGATGCCGACGGCGGCGGTGGCGCCGTCGTCGACCTCGGCGAGGATCGCCGCGGCTACCTCGACTCCGACGACGTCGACGACTACGTCGACAGCGGCAATCGCTACCGCGTCCAGGTTCGCGAGCCGACGCCGCCGTGGGACGACGACGATCCGCGCGTCGCGCCGACGCTCGAGGCCGCGGGCGGGCTCTGTACGCTCTCGCGGGATCGCAACGGCGTCTCGGCGGACGTTCGCGACGAGCGGGGGGACGAACTCGTCGGCATGACCGATCTCCTCTCGGTCGAGATTCCCGACGGCTGGGGGCTGCGCTGGCACCGGTCGGCGGCCGACGCGGGCCTCGAGGCGATGAGAACCGCACTCGAGGACGCCGTCGACCGGGTCCGCGAACTCGAGGACGCGCTCGGCGACGCGCCCGACGAACCGGACCAGCCGGGGCGACTGGCGGCGCCCGAACGAACCGTCTGGCTCTGGTTCGGCCGCGAGTCGCGGTCCGCGCTGGACGACCGCCGCCGGGAGGTCGAGTGGACGATGCCGGGCCACCACCGGACCAAGGCCGCCGACCGGGCCGCGAGCGCCGCGGTCGACTTCGCGGAGGCGGTCTGCGGATCGGCCGGCAACGGCTTCGGCGGGGAGTTCCCGTTCGATGCCGTTTCCCGGCAGTTCGGCCCGCTCGAGGGCGACCGCCTCGAGATCGGCCACGGCAAACCAGACGGCCGCCTCGTCTCGCTCGGCTACGGCGACGTGATCGAGTGGGATCCCGAGGGAACGATCACGCTCGAGCGCTCGATGCGCGGCGGCGGTACCTACGACGCACTCGGCGTCCCGAAGGAATCGGGCGACGTTGCGGTCACGAAGTTCCGCGAGGGTCGCTGGTGGTACCCGACGACGTACAAGGACGCCGACGGGTCGGCGAAGGGGACGTACGTCAACGTCTGTACGCCGCTCGAGCTGTTCCCCGACGAAATCCGGTACGTCGACCTCTACGTCGACGTGATCCGGACGCCCGACGGGACGGTCGAAATCGTCGATCGGGAGGAACTCGAGGCGGCTGTGGCCGACGGACTCGTCTCGCCGCCGCTGGCCGAGAAGGCCACGGTGGTCGCCGAGGCCGTCGAACGCGCGCTCTCGAAGTGA
- a CDS encoding DUF7532 family protein: MHFDQRTQQALREVGLETDGLRAASEAVVEAVEEDAATLEQFFDDHETVYSDMEMAHSSAEYPEHAVDYLDVTTHADEMRGWLRFDTWGVYVEDGRVLPDGSVELTLGPTINDRVRFAPDRETLR, translated from the coding sequence ATGCACTTCGACCAGCGTACGCAGCAGGCGCTTCGCGAAGTCGGCCTCGAGACCGACGGCCTTCGCGCCGCCTCGGAGGCGGTCGTCGAGGCCGTCGAGGAAGACGCGGCGACGCTCGAGCAGTTTTTCGACGACCACGAGACGGTCTACTCGGACATGGAGATGGCCCACTCGAGCGCCGAGTATCCCGAACACGCCGTCGACTACCTCGACGTGACGACCCACGCCGACGAGATGCGCGGCTGGCTCCGGTTCGACACCTGGGGCGTTTACGTCGAGGACGGGCGCGTTCTTCCGGACGGATCGGTCGAACTGACGCTCGGCCCGACGATCAACGACCGGGTGCGGTTCGCTCCCGACCGCGAGACCCTCCGGTGA
- a CDS encoding PrsW family intramembrane metalloprotease — MKRRRDPVERANDESTDLYDVSTWEPRTAVDRLSVATYNGITYGLRAIVVVVALAITLTLLVQPGLLVLEDPWFGVFFGLSVVPAALLAGFIWYSDVTTNEPLRLLVATFVLAILFATFAAVVNSVARPRFQLLGAIGTILYFYLIVGPVEETVKLLAVRVFAYRSDTFDAVIDGAVYGAIAGLGFAAIENTIYITGVVAEAQVGTLTAATDIATQRALVGPGHVIYSAIAGYYLGLAKFNRQHAGPLVVKGLLIAAFVHGTYNVTVGIVPGIVASMYPVGPGVAFVGYVIVFDLVVGYYLYRKIARYRRTYRDVRDDTGESPTSELTEFDPPQRSR, encoded by the coding sequence ATGAAGCGAAGGCGCGACCCGGTCGAGCGGGCGAACGACGAGTCGACCGATCTCTACGACGTTTCGACGTGGGAGCCGCGCACGGCGGTCGATCGCCTCTCGGTCGCGACGTACAACGGGATTACCTACGGGCTGCGGGCGATCGTCGTCGTCGTCGCGCTGGCGATCACGCTCACGCTGCTCGTCCAGCCCGGGTTGCTGGTACTCGAGGATCCGTGGTTCGGCGTCTTCTTCGGCCTGTCGGTCGTGCCGGCGGCCCTGCTCGCGGGGTTCATCTGGTACTCCGACGTCACGACGAACGAGCCGCTACGGTTGCTGGTGGCGACGTTCGTGCTCGCGATCCTCTTCGCGACGTTCGCGGCCGTCGTCAACTCGGTCGCGAGACCGCGGTTTCAGCTGCTCGGTGCGATCGGGACGATCCTCTACTTCTACCTGATCGTCGGCCCCGTCGAGGAGACGGTGAAACTCCTCGCGGTTCGCGTCTTCGCCTACCGGAGCGACACCTTCGACGCCGTCATCGACGGGGCCGTCTACGGCGCCATCGCCGGACTCGGCTTCGCCGCGATCGAGAACACCATCTACATCACCGGCGTAGTCGCGGAAGCGCAGGTCGGAACGCTCACTGCCGCGACGGACATCGCGACTCAGCGAGCGCTCGTCGGTCCCGGCCACGTCATCTATTCGGCGATCGCGGGCTACTACCTGGGTCTGGCGAAGTTCAACCGACAGCACGCCGGCCCGCTCGTCGTCAAGGGGCTGCTGATCGCCGCGTTCGTCCACGGCACGTACAACGTCACCGTCGGAATCGTTCCCGGCATCGTCGCGTCGATGTATCCCGTCGGACCCGGCGTCGCGTTCGTGGGTTACGTAATCGTCTTCGACCTCGTCGTCGGCTACTACCTCTACCGGAAGATCGCCCGCTACCGACGAACGTACCGAGACGTTCGAGACGACACCGGCGAGTCACCGACGTCGGAACTGACCGAGTTCGATCCGCCGCAACGCTCGCGTTAA
- a CDS encoding riboflavin synthase: MFTGIVEETGVIESRARTEDGLRLRIGADEVATGLEHGQSISVSGVCLTVERYEEGEWFEVFLATETVDRSYLGELEGGETVNLERAMPADGRFDGHVVQGHVDAVATVSNIESVEEDWFFEFELPPGYERYVVEKGSITLDGISLTVADLEGVASKTQRNGGSAERSSASSRTGEARETTSTPSPSPREDGETAEGGRVTVAIIPTTYNLTSLSEKEPGDPVHLEVDVLAKYVERLLEERFE; encoded by the coding sequence ATGTTCACGGGAATCGTCGAGGAGACGGGTGTGATCGAGTCTCGAGCGCGGACCGAGGACGGACTTCGCCTCCGGATCGGCGCCGACGAGGTCGCGACGGGACTCGAGCACGGCCAGAGTATCAGCGTCAGCGGCGTCTGTCTCACGGTCGAGCGCTACGAGGAAGGGGAGTGGTTCGAGGTCTTCCTCGCGACGGAGACGGTCGACCGGAGCTACCTCGGCGAACTCGAGGGGGGCGAGACGGTCAACTTGGAGCGGGCGATGCCCGCCGACGGCCGGTTCGACGGCCACGTCGTGCAGGGACACGTCGACGCGGTGGCGACCGTTTCGAACATCGAATCGGTCGAAGAGGACTGGTTCTTCGAGTTCGAACTCCCTCCCGGCTACGAACGCTACGTCGTCGAGAAAGGATCGATCACACTCGACGGGATCAGCCTCACCGTCGCCGACCTCGAGGGCGTTGCGTCGAAGACGCAACGGAACGGAGGTAGCGCGGAGCGCAGCTCCGCGAGCAGTCGAACGGGCGAAGCCCGTGAGACGACGTCGACGCCGTCTCCCAGCCCGCGAGAAGACGGTGAAACCGCCGAAGGTGGCCGAGTCACCGTCGCGATCATCCCGACGACGTACAATCTGACGAGTCTCTCGGAAAAGGAGCCCGGGGATCCGGTCCACCTCGAGGTCGACGTCCTCGCGAAGTACGTCGAACGGCTGCTCGAGGAGCGCTTCGAGTAG
- a CDS encoding DUF7533 family protein, translated as MAGIIDTIKLAGILVLALPAALAGVEFLLVRGETVIGGTLILLAIGLVVIQRRLTLPSDIPTVLAKRVAGTVTKDGDGDSEEQ; from the coding sequence ATGGCCGGGATCATCGATACGATAAAGCTAGCGGGCATCCTCGTGCTCGCGCTCCCCGCCGCGCTCGCCGGAGTCGAGTTCCTGCTGGTTCGCGGCGAGACAGTGATCGGCGGAACCCTCATCCTGCTGGCGATCGGGCTCGTCGTCATCCAGCGGCGGCTCACTCTCCCGTCGGACATCCCTACCGTGCTCGCGAAACGGGTCGCCGGGACGGTGACGAAAGACGGAGACGGCGACTCCGAGGAGCAGTAA
- a CDS encoding Cdc6/Cdc18 family protein: MGNDPIPTPSLEDLQDDPMADGTTSIFRRRELLRPQHVPQKDRIVGRDREIETVEALLKPAAFGDPPESGFLFGKTGTGKSLVAKHVTGRARGIAQMHGTDLTAAYVDCDQYNTETRAARKLAFEVRDAIDPDRYIPKDGVGASRYYDALWDGDGLLHESDSLTVILDEIDKLGDDTAEILSKLSRSEEAGKTGCYISVVAISNKTDYTDAPDERVASSFQDDPIIFPPYDANQLQAILERRKDAYKDGVLEEGVIELASALAARDHGDARRALDILRSAGKLAEKDGSDRVSEDHVRDADEYSDLNRSIQVIKNGTPHSRYALYALAYLTKSMLKDSFSTGELYDTYSIVAEVAAGESLTHQRVLDLMKKWTLPEITESRHTGGGKGQGSYRTHRLLHDPDVVMSACLESASEQRTVLDALSDSSV; this comes from the coding sequence ATGGGTAATGATCCGATTCCGACACCCTCTCTCGAGGATCTGCAGGACGATCCGATGGCGGACGGGACAACGTCGATCTTCCGTCGGCGCGAGCTTCTTCGCCCGCAGCACGTTCCTCAGAAGGACCGGATCGTCGGCCGCGACCGCGAGATAGAGACCGTCGAGGCGCTCCTCAAGCCGGCGGCCTTCGGTGACCCGCCGGAGAGCGGTTTCCTGTTCGGGAAGACCGGCACAGGAAAATCGCTCGTCGCCAAACACGTCACGGGCCGCGCTCGAGGAATCGCACAGATGCACGGAACCGATCTGACGGCCGCGTACGTCGACTGCGATCAGTACAACACGGAGACGCGAGCGGCACGAAAGCTAGCCTTCGAAGTCCGCGATGCGATCGATCCCGATCGCTACATTCCGAAAGACGGCGTCGGTGCGAGTCGGTACTACGACGCGCTCTGGGACGGCGACGGTCTTCTGCACGAATCGGATTCCCTGACCGTCATTCTTGATGAAATCGACAAACTCGGTGACGACACTGCGGAGATCCTCTCGAAGCTCTCACGGTCCGAAGAGGCGGGGAAGACCGGCTGTTACATCTCGGTCGTCGCGATCAGCAACAAGACGGACTACACTGACGCGCCGGACGAGCGGGTCGCCTCGAGTTTCCAGGATGATCCGATCATCTTCCCGCCGTACGACGCGAACCAGTTACAGGCGATTCTCGAGCGCCGGAAAGACGCGTACAAGGACGGCGTCCTCGAGGAGGGCGTGATCGAACTGGCGTCCGCACTCGCCGCCCGCGACCACGGCGACGCGCGCCGAGCGCTCGACATCCTTCGATCCGCGGGCAAACTCGCAGAGAAGGACGGCAGCGATCGAGTGTCCGAGGATCACGTTCGAGACGCCGACGAGTACAGCGACCTCAACCGCTCCATCCAGGTCATCAAGAACGGCACTCCCCACTCGCGGTACGCGCTGTACGCGCTGGCATACCTGACGAAATCGATGCTCAAGGATTCGTTCTCAACCGGCGAACTCTACGACACGTACTCTATCGTCGCCGAAGTTGCTGCCGGCGAATCGCTGACACACCAGCGAGTGCTCGATCTGATGAAGAAGTGGACGCTTCCCGAGATCACCGAGAGTCGACACACGGGCGGCGGCAAGGGTCAGGGAAGCTACCGAACCCATCGATTACTGCACGACCCGGACGTCGTGATGAGCGCCTGCCTCGAGTCCGCCAGCGAACAACGCACCGTACTGGACGCGCTCTCCGACTCGTCGGTCTGA
- a CDS encoding response regulator, with translation MRTTTPSKPIDVLLVEDNPGDVRLVEEAFEVVSDEIRLHSVADGTEALEFLSDKKDADATPFPDLLLLDLNVPRTNGFEVLEEIRDDPALTMLPVIVLTSSDDETDISESYDLCANAYLTKPDSQDEFVSLARSVEEFWVKAAKLPPVPAV, from the coding sequence ATGAGAACTACGACCCCGTCCAAACCAATCGACGTTCTTCTCGTCGAGGATAACCCCGGGGACGTCCGACTCGTTGAGGAGGCGTTCGAGGTGGTGTCCGACGAAATTCGGCTCCATTCCGTCGCCGACGGCACCGAGGCGCTGGAGTTTTTATCAGATAAAAAAGATGCCGACGCTACTCCCTTCCCAGATCTGCTGTTGCTCGATCTGAACGTCCCCCGAACGAACGGATTCGAGGTGCTCGAGGAGATTCGGGACGATCCGGCGCTGACAATGCTTCCGGTGATCGTACTCACGAGTTCGGACGACGAGACGGATATCAGCGAGAGCTACGACCTGTGCGCGAACGCCTATCTCACCAAGCCCGACAGCCAGGACGAGTTCGTCTCGCTCGCTCGGTCAGTCGAGGAGTTCTGGGTCAAGGCCGCGAAGTTACCGCCCGTTCCGGCGGTGTAG